In Flammeovirgaceae bacterium, the sequence CTGCGGCTACCGGAATTTTCTTTAAAAAATCTCTGCGTCTCATAGGCTACTGGAGTTGGTATTCGGGCGATTGCAACATGGCGTTGAATAAGTTTTCGAGTTGACTGGTCATGGTGCCGATGCCAACCTCATTGGTCCACCGGTTTGTCCAGGCTGCTTCCGGATCGGGATCGATATCCGACAGGAAGGTTACCAGAAAATAATTCAGTCGTTCAGCCGTAATGGTGGCTGTGTCATCGTTGGTTGCGTCAAATGTCAGGTTATCGGTTACAGGCAACAGGTATTTGGCCAGTTCTATAACCAGGTTGCGGGCATTAGCTGCCAGGGCATTGTTAATGTTGTTGCGCACAAACGAATACACATTCACTTTAAGCATGCCGGGTTCGGTAGCGGTTATCAGGCTTCGGATGTAAGAATAGCGATTAGCCAGGTAGTTTACGGTTATCCAACTTCGGTGGTAAATAGGAAATTGGTGATAGGCATCGTAACCGGCCACATCAAAAGGCTGGTAAAAAATCATCCCCTGGTTGTCCATCCGGTTGTTAATCTCACCGGTGATTTCATAGAATCCCTGGGGATCAGTGGCCATGTCGGGGACAGCAATTTGGAAGAACCGCAATGAACCGGTAACCAAATCGAGTGGCGATTTGATAATGCCCCCGAACTTATCATCGGCCACACCGGCAGCGGCTTCGTAGAAGTGCTGGCTGCGCAACAGGTTTTCAATTACCGGCTGCAACTTGTAGTTGTTGGCCCTGAACGTATCGGCCATTACCGAAATGATGTTGGTGTTGATGGTATCGGTAATTTCGTGGTACACAAAGAAGCGATACACTTTTCGGCAAATGTGGCGTGCCGTTTCTTCCTGTGCATAGATCATTTCAATGAGTTGACTGATCTCATCCAGCGCACTCTCCAGAGTGGGTTGGGAGCCGTTCAGCAATAACGGATTAGGTTGAATGATATAGGGCTGACCGGTGTTGATGTCAATAAACCGATCAGAGAATTGTTTAATGCCGTTATCATGACTGGAGGCATTGGTTGCGGAACCGCGAACCCGGCCACGCGGTAAGAGGGTATCCGGATCAATAGTTGAAAATGAATTATCAAAATCAAATCCGGAGAGGACGCGTGCAGCCTGCTGCACATCCTGTTCTTTAAAGTAAATGTAGTCGCCTGCTCCGGTAGGTGGGGGCAAACTGTTTTCGAGCCCCCTGCCGATGGAGTAAAGTTCCAGCAACTCACGGGCGTAGTTTTCGTTGGGGCTTCCGTTTACATTCAGGTTGCCATCGAGCAACCGAAGCATGGCATTATCTACACTAATCTTTTTTGTTAGTTCTTTAAAATTCAGTTTATCAGCAGGAACTACCGGGCTTACCAGGGCATCCAAAGCATATAACCGGAACAGTTCGGTTTGATAATACAGGGCGCGGCTGCTGTTTATTTTTTCGGCAATGGCGGTGAAGTGTGTGTGAAGAAAGAACACCAGTTTTTCGCGGGCCGAGTAGGGCAGGGAGGAGGCAGCCGGAACATCCGCGCTCATCATTTGCCCGATGAACCACCGTTTGAACAACTCCAGGTATTCAAATTCCATCTTATTCGGGTCGGTAACACCGGTAATCACCCAGGCTTCATTCGTATCGGGGTCAACCGGTGGTGGTGTAGCCGGCAGGGGTTGGCGATAGAGTTGCTGTATGGCCTGCCCCGGGTTTAACGCGGCAAATGCATCAACCTGCGCTTTGGTGGCGCCAAAGGTTGCTCTTCTGAGTAAATGGGCGGCCCGCTTGGTGCCCAGCGTTCCAAAAAATTCCGGTAGCGGCATACTTATGTTCTATTCAATGGCATTTTATTCCGAAAAAATCCAAATCTTTTCCAATTTACAGATGAAGTGCATTTTTACCCGACTATTGTAGAAAATATCCTTCAACCGCGTGTTACCGGTATTTTGTTTAATCTTTACGCTCAACAATGAAACTCATTGAATGTCCGCGCGATGCCATGCAGGGCCTTGAGGGTTTTATACCCACGGCACAAAAGGTGAGGTACATCAATACATTACTGGAAGTGGGTTTTGATACGATTGATTTCGGCAGTTTCGTATCATCAAAGGCCATTCCGCAGATGCGCGATACTGCTGAGGTGCTGGCTCAGCTAAACTGGCAACAAAGCCGTTCAAAACTACTTGCCATCGTGGCCAATAAACGTGGTGCTGAAGAAGCCTCGCTGCACGAGGGCATCACGTATCTGGGTTTTCCGCTCTCCATCTCTGAAACCTTTCAGCAGCGCAATACCAATAAGTCCATAGCCGAAGCGCTGAACGCTGTGGCTGAAATACAGGAGTTGTGCGCACAGCGAAATAAGCAGCAGGTGGTATATATCAGCATGGGCTTTGGCAACCCGTATGGCGATCCTTACGATGCCGGTGTTGTTGCCCAATTTGTCGATATACTTTACACCCTGGGAATTGGTATTGTATCGCTTGCCGATACCATTGGCGCGGCTAACCCTGAAAATATTACACACTTGTTTGGTAACCTTACACGGACTTATCCAAATCTTGAGATAGGCGTTCACCTGCATTCCAATCCGGCTACAGCACACGAGAAGATTGAAGCTGCCTGGAAGGCCGGTTGCAGGCGGTTTGACGGGGCTATTAAAGGTTATGGCGGGTGCCCGATGGCGAACGATGAACTGGTGGGCAACCTTGCTACCGAAACCATTATTGCTTTTCTCGACTCGGTTGGGGCCACACCCTATTTAAACCGAAAAGCCCTGGCCGAAGCCTTGCGTATTTCCTCTGAAATTTTCCCAAACCATTGAAAATATTACGTTTGGCTGCTTCCGTCTGAACAATGCTATAAGTTTGCATTGAGTAATAATAATGTGGCGATGAAGAATGTGGTATTGGCAGTTTTAATAGCAACAGGTACCCTTACCTGGGCTCAAACAGCAAAGGAATTCACCAACCGCGGCAGGGAACTGTATGAGAAGGGTGAATACGTTGAGTCGCTGCTTAACCTGAACAAAGCCATTGAAATTGACCCAAACTACGCTGCCGCCTACTACCTGCGTGGTAACATTAAAGATAAATTTGATGATCGCCACGGGTCGATGAAAGACTACAATTTAGCGGTAGAGAAAAACCCCAAATTTGCCGAGGCCTTTTTTGCAAGGGGTAATGTTAAGATGAAGTTGCAGGACTACTACGGGGCCATTGATGACTACACGGCCGCCATAACGATTAACGAAAATTACATTGAGGCTTATTACAACCGCGGCAAAGCCAAGCAATTTTTACAGGCGTATCAGGATGCCATTACCGATTGCACCAAGATTATCCAGATAAACCCCAAAAACAAAGACGCGTATTTTATGCGCGGTATTCTGCGCATTGAGTTTGGCGACATGAAAAACGGCTGCCTGGATTTAAGTAAAGCAGGCGAATTGGGCGACCTGAATGCCTACGAGTTGATTAAAGAAAAATGTAACCAGAAAAGCCCGCACGAATAGTTATTTCGTGATAAGCTGATATTGTTTTCCGGGTAGCGACTTTACCAGTCCTTTAAATTCAAGGTTCAGTAAAACCGATGCCAGTTGGCTTACCGGCAGGTTTGCTTTCCAACTCAACTCGTCAATTGAATCCGGGCTTTTCTTTAGTAATTGTTCAACCACAGTGCGTTCATTTTCTTCTAACTCCTCAAGCGAGGGGCCAGCCTTTTTCTTTTTTACAGGCAGCGCTGTACTCCAGTTCATGATGTACTCAATATCTTTAACCGAAGTAAGCAGGTGTGCACGGTTGGTTTTAATCAGGTTGTTGCACCCTTCGGAATAGGTAACGCCCACACTACCCGGATAGGCAAATACATCGCGGTTATAGCTGTTGGCAATTTCAGCCGTAATTAATGCACCCCCTTTCGCAGCGGCCTCCACCACCACCAGCGCATCGCACAGGCCTGCAATAATGCGGTTTCGTTGCGGAAAGTTGTGTGCATCGGGTTTGGTACCAAATGGATTTTCGGTAATCAACCCCCCGGCAACCAGCATTTTTCTGGCGATTTCTTTATGCGCGGCCGGGTAAATAATATCCATACCGCTGCCCACTACAGCTGCGGTAGGCAACCCGCAGTTTAGAGCCGATTTATGGGCGTGGATGTCAATACCGTAAGCCAGACCACTCAGAATTAAAGCCTGGTGAGGCACCAGCGATGAAACCAATTCTTCTACCCGTTCCTTTCCATACATGGTAGCCTGGCGTGTACCTACAATAGCCACAATTTTATCGGCTTCTAAATTCAGGCTTCCTTTGGTGTAAATAACCGAGGGCGCATCGGGTACCTGCTTTAGCCGTGAGGGGTATTCTTTATCAGTGTAAAACAGAATGGTTACCTGCTCTTTTTCTGCTCTTCGTAATTCCTTCTCGGCCCGGTCGAACGGCTTTCCATTTTGAACAGCCTCAACAGTTTTTGGTCCGATGCCGGGTATCCTCAAAAGTTTTCCTTTTGGAAGCTGGAATACTTTTTCGGCCGAACCGGTATAGCTTACAAGCTGGCGGATGAGGTGATCGCCAACACCGGGAACAAAATGCAAAGCCAGCAGGGATAGTCGTTCCTGATTCATGAAATTATAATAGGGCGAAATCGGGACCGGTTAGGTTATTGGGGGAGCCGGTCGCGCACTTCGACCAAGAATTTCCGCACGGTTTTAAGTGAATCGATCAATTCAAGTTTGTCTTTTACGTCAAACTCGTTGTTGCGGAGCATCTCTTTGGCGCCCTGCAGGGTAAACCCTTTTTCCTTCACCAGGTGGTAAATGGTGCGTACGCTGTCAATATCTTCTTTGGTGAACTGGCGGTTGCCTTTACGGTTCTTTTTTGGTTTGATGATATCGAACTCTGATTCCCAGAAACGAATCAGTGAGGGTGCAACATTGAAGATTTCGGCTACTTCTCCGATGGAGTAGTAGAGTTTTTCGATTTCTTTTTCTTTGTACGCCATCTTATTGAGCAAGGTAAGTAATAAATCCATTTTCGTCAAAGTGCAACGGCACTTCGGGGAAATCTTTTTTTGTGAGCGCAATTATTTTAGCCAGTGCGCGCCCTTCCGGGTCCGGCTTTACCCGGTCGCGGGCCACCTGGTAGGTTGAAGTGATGTGTCCTTTCAGAAATCGTCCGGATTTATCGGTAAAAACTTTAATAATGGGTGCGATGCCATTAATACCCGATACATTGATGCCACCGTAAGTGCAAAAATTGCCCAGGCTGTAGGCAATAAACCGGTCTTTATACACTTCAACAGCACGGGTAACGTGTGGGCCGTGCCCGAAAACCACATCGGCACCCGCATCAATCACCGCATGCGCAAAGGCCCACACATTACCACGGTCTTCTCCATGAAAAATTTCGGTTTGGCGGGTAACGTGCTGATGTTGGGGACCTTCGGCACCACCATGAAAGGATACAATAACAATATCCACCAGCGAGTCAAGGTGAGCTACAAGGGCCTTTGCCCCGGGTACATCATTTAAGGGTACACAATTACTGTTTGGGGCGAAAGCAACAAAGCCGAACCGGGTGCCGTTTTTCCCGAAAGTGACAAATTTTTGTTGTAACTGCCCGGCATGGCGGATGCCGGCCTCTTCCAGTGTTTTCATGCTGCTTTTGCGGCCGGCTTCACCAAAATCACCGGCATGGTTGTTGGCCAGGCTCATTACATTAAAGCCGGCATTCACCAGGTTTTGCACATAGCGGGTGGGGCTTTTAAATACATAACATACTTTCGGGTCGCGGCAGCTTTTTGGTGTGCCGCCTTCGTCAAGCAATACACCTTCCAGATTGCCTATGGTAACATCTGCATCGCGCAAAATCGATTCAACTTCTTTCATCAGGTACTTGCCGTTGTCGGGTGGTAACACCGGTTCCGGGTATGATGAACCCATCATAATATCGCCAACACCAATGATGGTGACTGGCTTGGCCGTCTGGCCGGAGGCCATATACAGTAGAATAAAGTTTAGAACGAGTAAAGCCTGTACGCGCATAGAAAATTTAGTGTAAAGAAAATGAAATTACCGGAAGTGATATAAGTTAATCGAGCGATGATTCGGATTTGCCGGCTGTCTGAATCAGTTTGCGGTATTCCTGGTTGCTCAGGTCGCGTTGGAAGAACTGAATAGGGTTTACGGCCTGGCGTTTATAATACACTTCATAGTGCAGGTGAGGGGATACGGAGATGCCGGTATTGCCTACATAGCCAATCAGTTCACCGCGTTTTACAAATTGACCCGGCCGTACATTAAACTTGTACAGGTGTGCGTACCGGGTTTCATAGTCGAAACCGTGGTCTATAAAAATCACGTTTCCGTACGAACCTGAGAAGTAGGCCATGGATACTCGGCCATCGCCAGTAGCATATACCGGTGCGCCTTTGGGTGCAGTAAAATCCAGACCCTTATGGTCCATTAAAACCTTAAAAATGGGGTGCATGCGTAACCCAAAGGTGGTGTGCAACCGGGTTAGCTCAAGGTTATCAATCGGCTGAATGGCCGGGCGTGATTCCCACATCATGTTTTTAACATCAGCCGTTTCATTAAGCTGATCAAACGATTGTCGTTCAACCTCGGCCTGATGCTTTAAGCGATCCAGCACTTTATAGCTTTCTAAAATCACCGGGTATTTTGTTACTTCCTCTGAATATTTTTTTTCGGCACCGCCAGAACCAGCCAGGCGTTGACTTGAAGAAAGTGCTGGCAAATCGAGAATTACCCGGTAGTTGTGATCATCCTGTTCAGCCAGGTTGGCTAATGTTTTCTGTCGTTTGGTAATCTCGCTTTTCAGTAGCGTCCATTGTGCCAATAGGCTGTATTTTCTGCTTTGCTGCAATTGCTCTTCAATCGGACGGAACCGATTAATGTACCAGGTAAACGAAAGACCTGCAATGATGAGAGAAAGTGTAAAGAAGATAACCGACTTTTTAAGTAACCGTTTGCCTGTAAGGTAAACCGGTTCATACTGGCAGGTGTGCGGATTATATTTAAAGTGCACGTTTGCCATTAGTCGAGCGATTGATTCTTTTTTTCGGCCTGTTGGGTTAATTGGGCGTATGCAGCGCTGGTCAGGCCATCCATCATAAAAAACAAGGGGTTAACCTGCTCGCCATCGCGCAACACCTCATAGTGCAGGTGTGGTGCTGCGGCCCCTCCACTTGTTCCAATAGTGCCTATAATGGTTCCTTTTTGAATAAACTGGCCCGCGTTAACGGTTATATCGTGCAGGTGCGCATAGCGTGTAATTATTCCGTTACCGTGATCAACTTCTACATAGTTTCCATACCCGGCTTCTAAATTGTTCTTGCCGGTATCCATTACCTTGCCAGAGCCGGTAACATAAACCGGGATTCCTTTTGGTGCGACAATGTCAATTCCCTGATGCGGGTATAACCCCTTATGGAAGGGGTGGATTCGCATGCCAAAACCCGATGTGATTTTAAGATGTGTTTTTGAAACAGGTTGCCCTGAAGGCCAACCTGCAATTGTATTTTTATCAGCGGTTGTCAGATTAAGGTTACGTATATACCGGTAATTGTGTTCAGCTGCCTTATGTAACGATAATGAAACCCTATCCTTCAAAGACTTCAGCAAGGCCTTCGCCTCTTTCATACCGGTGGGAAACTCGATAACAGTTTTATTGGTTGAGTTGGTAACAGCACGATCATTGAATAGTTTTTTTTCAACAATTTTTTCTGTGGCGGTAATACCTGCCAAAACAGCATCCAGTGATTTTAATTCTGAACTCAGCAGGGTAAAATGCTTTTGCAAGGCCTTGTTTTCGGCACGCAACCCTAGTGTAGTCTCCGTTGTGAAATAACGGGCTTGTACGTATACCATCAAAGCGAATAACCCCGCACTTAGCAGAAGTGTCATGAAACTGTACAGGAGAACTTGCGCGACCGAAATTTTAACAGGCTCGTACCGGCAGGTAGCAGGGTTGTATCTGTATGTGGTGTTGGCCATTACCTTAAAAATGCAAGCGAAGTCAACCCAATCCCACTATTCTGCTTAATTTTGTCGCTTGGTTTATAAGCGTTTTAATTAACGCGGGCTAAGATACTAAAAATCAGCAGAGTTAAAAGTTACAGAAGTGATGGATTCGGGCGAGATACGGCAGAAATTCCTCGATTTTTTCAAAGGTAAAGGTCATTTGATTGTGCCTTCAGCGCCCCTGGTGCTGAAAAATGATCCCACCCTGTTGTTTACCAACTCGGGCATGGTGCAGTTCAAAGATTATTTTCTGGGGCACGGCACACCAAAAAGTGTTCGCATTGCCGATACCCAAAAATGCCTCCGCGTAAGCGGTAAACATAACGATCTGGAGGAGGTTGGTATTGACACCTACCACCATACCATGTTCGAAATGCTCGGCAACTGGTCGTTTGGCGATTACTTTAAGAAGGAAGCGATTGAATGGGGATGGGAACTGCTTACGGATGTTTACAAGCTGCCGAAAGACCGGCTGTATGCAACAGTTTTTGGTGGCGATAAAGGCGACAACCTTCCGGCCGATGAAGAGGCGCTGATGTACTGGAAAAAAATACTGCCCGAAGAACGCATCCTTTACGGGAAGAAGAAAGATAATTTTTGGGAGATGGGCGATACGGGTCCTTGCGGCCCCTGCTCTGAAATTCACATCGACCTTCGTTCGGAGGAGGAGATAAAAAAGATACCCGGAAGAGAACTTGTTAATGCCGACCATCCGCAGGTGATCGAAATCTGGAATCTCGTGTTCATGGAGTTTAACCGAAAAGCCGATGGGTCGCTCGAAAAACTGCCGGCACAACATGTTGATACCGGTATGGGCTTTGAGCGCCTGTGCATGGCCATCCAGGGCAAAACATCTACCTACGATACTACCGTATTTATGCCCCTGATGGATTTTATTTCAGCCGCTTGTGGTATACAGTACGGGTCGGCTGAAAAAACTGACATTGCTATCCGCGTACTGGCCGATCACATCCGGGCCGTGGCCTTTGCCATTGCCGATGGTCAGTTGCCTTCCAACACAGGGGCCGGCTATGTCATCAGGCGCATTTTGCGCAGGGCCGTCCGGTATGGATTTACTTTTCTCAATTTTAAGGAACCCTTCCTCTACAAGCTGGTACCGGTTTTAAGTCACCAACTTAAGGATGTGTTTCCTGAACTTGAATCGCAGAAAGATTACGTGGGTAAAGTAATTTTTGAAGAAGAGCACGCATTTTTAAAGACATTGGACAAAGGGTTGAAGCGTTTTGAGGGGCTCGCTTCTGAATTTGCCGCAAGGGGAGTTCCGGGCGCAATTGCCTTTGAGTTGTACGATACCTATGGCTTTCCCTTCGATCTCACCTCATTAATTGCGCGCGAGCGGGGCTTTAAAGTTGATGAGCCAGGCTTTCAGGCCGAAATGGAAAAACAAAAGGCCCGCTCTAAATCCGATGCGGTAAAAGAGGCGGGCGACTGGGTACTGGTGGGCGAGGATGCCGTAACCGAGTTTATCGGTTACGAGACCCTGCAGGCGCAGGTGCGTATCATCAAATACCGACAGCTTAAACAAAAAGGAAAAGAAGTATTTCAACTGGTGTTTGATAAAACCCCGTTCTATGCCGAGAGTGGCGGTCAGGTGGGCGATACCGGTTACATCCAATCAAAAGGCGAAAAGATTTCGATTGTTGATACTAAAAAGGAGAACGAGTTGATTGTCCATTTCACCGAAAAACTTCCTGCTGATCTTACTCAGCCGTTTACTGCTGTGGTAGCAGCCGGCAAGCGCAGGCTTACCATGAACAATCACAGTGTTACACACCTGCTGCATGCGGCCCTGCGCCAGGTGCTGGGGAAGCATGTGGAACAGAAGGGCTCTCTTGTTAACGATAAAATCACCCGGTTCGATTTTTCGCACTTTGCCGCCATGACCCCTGAAGAAATCAGCAGGGTGGAAGACCTGGTAAATCAGAAAATCCGTGAAAACATTCTTTTGGATGAAAAACGGAATGTACCTATTGAAAAAGCAAAAGAAATGGGCGCAATGGCCCTGTTTGGCGAAAAGTATGGTGATTTTGTTCGTGTTATAACGTTCGACCCTGCGTTTTCGGTCGAGCTTTGCGGAGGGACTCACGTGCCGGCTACGGGCCACATCGGACTGTTTAAAATTATTTCCGAAAGCTCTGTAGCAGCCGGGGTACGCAGAATTGAGGCAGTAACAGCTGAAGAAGCAGAGAAACTGGTTCGCCACGAATTGCAGTTACTTGAGCAGATACGCGGGCTTTTGAAAAACCCGAAAGATGTCGTTGCCGCAACCAGGGCCCTGCTGGAAGAACGCCATCAGTTTGAGAAAAAACTGGAACAGGTTTATCAGCAACAGGCTAACCGCCTAAAGGATGAACTGGCTAAAAAAGTGATTAAGAAAAACGGATCAAGCCTTATTATCGAGAAGGTTAGCCTTCCGAATGCCGATGTGCTGAAGAATATCGCCTATGCACTCCGCAACCAGTTTGATGACTTATTATTAGTGCTGGCTGCAGAAGTGGAAAGCAAACCGCAGGTGGCTGTTATGATTGGTGAAAAACTGGCTAAAACCAATACCTACCATGCCGGTAACCTGGTTAAAGAGCTGGCCAAGGAAATTGATGGTGGGGGCGGGGGGCAGCCTTTTTTTGCTACGGCCGGGGGTAAAAATCTCCAGGGGCTTGATGCTGTGCTCGTAAAGGCTAGGCAACTTATACAGTAATCTTTTTCCGGTGACCGCCCTTACCTATAAGCCCGTAATTGGTCTGGAAGTTCACGTGCAGTTGTCAGCAAAAAGCAAACTTTTTGCTGACGATTCAGCGGCTTACGGACTTCCCCCGAACACCAGTATCAGCGTTATCACATTGGCGCATCCGGGAACGCTGCCTAAACTAAATCGTGTTGCCGTTGACTATGCAGTTAAGCTGGGCCTGGCCTGTGGGTGTGAAATAGCCCGGGAATTTTATTTTGATCGCAAAAACTATTTTTACCCCGACCTCCCGAAGGGTTATCAGATTACCCAACACCGGACTCCGGTTTGTAAAGGAGGTGCAGTGCCTGTCCGAATGCCCGATGGAACCATTCGAAGCATCCTACTCAACCGAATCCATTTGGAGGAAGATGCCGGCAAGTCCATTCATGATAGTGAGCGCACCGAAACCTTACTCGACTTTAACAGGGCAGGGGTTGCCTTGCTTGAACTGGTAACCGAACCGGTTATTCACTCAGCTGAAGAGGCTGGTGCCTTTTTAAGCGAAATACGCAAACTGGTTCGCTACCTTGAAATCAGCGATGGTAACATGGAGGAAGGCTCCCTGCGTTGCGATGCCAATGTATCGGTAATGCCGGAAGGATCGACACAATTGGGAAAGAAAGTGGAGATAAAAAACCTCAACTCCATCCGGTTTGTTCAGCAAGCCATTTCGGCTGAAATCAAGAGACAGACAACCCTGCTGGAGGCTCGCATGAAAATCAAATCGGAGACACGACTGTATGATCCGGCTTCCGGAAAAACGTTTCCCATGCGAACCAAAGAAGAGTTAAACGATTACCGCTACTTTCCCGAACCTGATTTGAGCCCCGTAATGCTAAGTAATCACTGGGTTCAATCCGTGAAAAGTTCCTTGCCTGAGCTACCCTGGCAACGCGTTGAGAAATTTATGGCACATTACGGGTTGCCCTTATACGATGCTTTGGTTTTAACGGAGACAAGGGAGTTGGCCGATTATTTTGAAACGGTTTGTCGGCAAACTTCAAATTTTAAAGCAGTTTCCAACTGGATAATGGGGCCGATTAAATCACACCGTAATGACAATCCGGGCAC encodes:
- the gatB gene encoding Asp-tRNA(Asn)/Glu-tRNA(Gln) amidotransferase subunit GatB — protein: MTALTYKPVIGLEVHVQLSAKSKLFADDSAAYGLPPNTSISVITLAHPGTLPKLNRVAVDYAVKLGLACGCEIAREFYFDRKNYFYPDLPKGYQITQHRTPVCKGGAVPVRMPDGTIRSILLNRIHLEEDAGKSIHDSERTETLLDFNRAGVALLELVTEPVIHSAEEAGAFLSEIRKLVRYLEISDGNMEEGSLRCDANVSVMPEGSTQLGKKVEIKNLNSIRFVQQAISAEIKRQTTLLEARMKIKSETRLYDPASGKTFPMRTKEELNDYRYFPEPDLSPVMLSNHWVQSVKSSLPELPWQRVEKFMAHYGLPLYDALVLTETRELADYFETVCRQTSNFKAVSNWIMGPIKSHRNDNPGTGFPLSASLLAELIGLVETNQVSFSVASQKIFPELIKNPSKTAQQVAQQLNVMQETNAEVILQVILGVLNDYSQKVNEYKKGKKGIMAMFMGEVMKRTQGKADPKLATELLRKQLENQ